A single window of Lytechinus variegatus isolate NC3 chromosome 8, Lvar_3.0, whole genome shotgun sequence DNA harbors:
- the LOC121420059 gene encoding uncharacterized protein LOC121420059, whose translation MNRDLLNVDTSPPATQSQRSAVSPPGQTPAKPGAGTRSASQQPASHDKGDIKSPSGSSGIGTDMALLKAKPNKIVKKHKDKGDIKSLPGSSGLGTDMAPSSKAKPKKNKPSPSTSNSEFEERLTKLESLLTKALENQATRYQDSAPSEAESFYDDSNYGYDDQNSQFHAGQVHVTNVSDDYSQAPDFESGEGECDVGQGPSIPALAAKFAQPQEMGQAIDDNLAMSASYLLSNKLGEKALEESLGKYPPPTNCPLVDVPRVNGPIWDKLKQVTRQRDLQLQKIQRSLTRGLTAFLQSLDPGNISEAQQDCLALLSNANFELNCTRKRLIRPDMNMKFTPLCKSSQVGKFLFGDDLAKQVKDLSEQQKAAAGMMRGQLKDKQFKTHSYHPYARNKTSTRELGWAQSAQHDLWSGNPEGPFLGQPQWKRRKNKGQDQWQNPGSQSRMPSHSPFPPKQGAPWKKTK comes from the coding sequence ATGAATCGTGATCTCTTGAATGTGGATACCAGCCCGCCGGCGACTCAGTCGCAGCGGAGTGCGGTTTCTCCACCGGGCCAGACGCCGGCGAAGCCGGGCGCAGGGACCCGTTCCGCGAGCCAGCAACCAGCTTCGCACGATAAAGGAGATATCAAATCTCCGTCGGGCTCTTCGGGCATAGGTACCGATATGGCACTATTGAAAGCCAAGCCCaataaaattgtcaagaaaCATAAAGACAAAGGAGATATTAAATCTCTGCCTGGCTCTTCGGGCTTAGGAACCGATATGGCACCATCATCAAAAGCCAAGCCAAAAAAGAATAAACCATCCCCCTCAACTTCAAACTCTGAGTTCGAGGAGAGACTTACTAAATTGGAATCGCTTTTGACTAAAGCACTTGAGAATCAGGCCACCCGTTATCAAGATAGTGCCCCTTCTGAGGCCGAGTCTTTTTACGATGATAGTAATTATGGCTATGATGATCAGAATTCTCAGTTTCACGCAGGTCAGGTCCATGTGACCAATGTCAGTGATGACTATTCACAAGCTCCAGATTTCGAGAGTGGGGAAGGTGAATGTGATGTGGGCCAAGGCCCAAGCATTCCGGCATTAGCCGCTAAGTTTGCCCAGCCCCAAGAGATGGGACAAGCAATTGATGATAATCTAGCGATGTCTGCATCGTATTTACTCTCCAACAAGTTGGGTGAAAAGGCTCTTGAGGAGTCTTTGGGAAAATACCCCCCACCCACCAATTGCCCCTTGGTCGATGTGCCAAGAGTTAATGGTCCCATTTGGGACAAACTAAAACAAGTAACTAGACAAAGAGACCTGCAACTACAAAAAATTCAACGTTCACTAACCAGAGGTttgacagcatttttgcaatcTTTAGACCCGGGGAATATTTCTGAAGCTCAACAAGATTGCCTCGCTTTGCTCAGCAATGCCAATTTTGAGCTAAATTGCACTAGGAAACGTCTTATCAGACCTGATATGAATATGAAGTTTACACCATTGTGCAAATCTTCCCAAGTGGGCAAGTTCTTGTTTGGAGATGATCTTGCTAAGCAAGTGAAAGACCTGAGTGAGCAACAAAAGGCAGCTGCAGGGATGATGAGAGGTCAATTAAAGGACAAGCAATTCAAGACTCACTCATATCACCCATATGCCAGGAATAAAACCAGTACCCGTGAATTGGGATGGGCGCAATCAGCCCAACATGATTTGTGGTCAGGCAACCCAGAGGGTCCTTTTTTAGGGCAGCCCCAGTGGAAAAGACGCAAGAACAAGGGTCAAGACCAGTGGCAGAACCCAGGCTCGCAGAGCAGAATGCCTTCCCACAGCCCCTTTCCCCCAAAGCAGGGTGCACCTtggaagaaaacaaagtaa